In Deinococcus apachensis DSM 19763, a single genomic region encodes these proteins:
- a CDS encoding type II toxin-antitoxin system VapC family toxin translates to MTSPLLYLLDTNICIFTMNRRPEQVGRRMGEVTAAGHRIGLSSVTLHELWYGVRRSGRPEQNTARLSTLTQTLDVFDFGPDAAETAAGIRAALAGSGSPIGPYDVLIAGHALSLNARVVTNNLGEFGRVPGLRCEDWTREEAE, encoded by the coding sequence GTGACCTCTCCTCTCCTCTACCTGCTCGACACCAACATCTGCATCTTCACCATGAACCGCCGCCCGGAACAGGTCGGGCGCAGGATGGGGGAGGTGACGGCGGCCGGGCACCGGATCGGCCTCTCCAGCGTGACCCTGCACGAGCTCTGGTACGGCGTGCGCCGCAGTGGCCGCCCGGAGCAGAACACCGCCCGCCTGTCGACCCTGACGCAGACGCTGGACGTGTTCGACTTCGGTCCGGACGCCGCCGAAACCGCCGCCGGAATTCGGGCCGCCCTGGCAGGAAGCGGCTCGCCCATCGGCCCCTATGACGTGCTGATCGCGGGTCATGCCCTGAGCCTGAACGCCCGGGTCGTCACGAATAACCTCGGGGAGTTTGGCCGCGTACCGGGCTTGCGCTGCGAGGACTGGACGCGGGAGGAAGCGGAGTGA
- a CDS encoding antitoxin: MTRSRTFKSGNSQAVRIPQELQLPYGEVEIVRRGRDLIITPVQRQDGLAIFKALTAFEGPLEREQPTAQQEREDLM; this comes from the coding sequence ATGACACGCAGCCGAACATTTAAGAGTGGCAACAGCCAGGCCGTCCGAATTCCGCAGGAACTGCAACTGCCCTACGGTGAGGTCGAGATCGTGCGCCGGGGCCGAGACCTGATCATCACGCCAGTTCAGCGGCAGGATGGGCTCGCCATCTTCAAGGCTCTGACGGCCTTTGAAGGTCCCCTCGAACGGGAGCAGCCCACGGCGCAGCAGGAACGGGAAGACTTGATGTGA
- a CDS encoding DUF5682 family protein, translating into MAHLTIYPIRHHGPGSARSVERALEANPPATLLIEGPVDADGLLPFLNDPALTPPVAVMAHVQGQPERSVFYPLAEFSPEFVAIRWALARGVPVAFMDLPAGVTLAWREEDSPAENAADPEAEATPPTDAVRADPLALLAQAAGYSDFERWWDALVESRGEGEAVFVAIADVMAAVREAEDAHNSERDLMREAQMRQTIRAALGRGSVAVVCGAWHAPALTPEVLAGEAKADPARLRGLPKVKVALTLTPWTHGRLTQASGYGAGVASPGWYAHLYRTPTQVSERWLTRTARLLRGHGLDASSAQVIDAVRLADALAALRGRHLAGLDELTDATRAVFAWDSDVPLRLLSGELFVGEALGTVPSGVPAVPLEQDLAATLARLRLKREAQARELTLDLREDAGLGRSQLFHRLNLLGVPWAREAVSRGAGTFKEAWSLRWEPEFSVRLVEASRHGNTLVRAANAAALSRARQAPDLGALSALLEVTRLCELPGAADFTLARLDARAADADTAALLLALPPLARLARYGDVRAREGDDLRPVFRTLVARAAAGLPNAAHGLGGEAAGALHAQVAQADAAVRLLDDLEASAGWVAALHALDAEGTAPLLRGDAVNRLRDRGLLDDGQVQARLAAALAPGAPPLDVAAWLGGFIGEDGGTLRHDPAALALLDAWVVALEPDAFGEVLPPLRRALSRLEPHARRRLGEDLRGLERPEHAASGNDDLGELVVPVVLRLLGVPLPIGEAHD; encoded by the coding sequence ATGGCTCACCTCACCATCTACCCCATCCGCCACCACGGCCCCGGCTCAGCACGCAGCGTGGAAAGGGCGCTGGAGGCCAACCCGCCCGCCACGCTGCTGATCGAGGGGCCGGTGGACGCGGACGGCCTGTTGCCTTTCCTGAACGACCCCGCGCTCACGCCGCCCGTCGCGGTCATGGCCCACGTACAGGGCCAGCCCGAGCGCTCGGTGTTCTACCCGCTCGCGGAGTTCAGCCCCGAGTTCGTGGCGATCCGCTGGGCCCTCGCGCGCGGCGTGCCGGTGGCCTTCATGGACCTCCCCGCGGGCGTGACCCTCGCCTGGAGAGAGGAAGACTCGCCTGCGGAGAACGCTGCTGACCCGGAGGCCGAGGCCACGCCCCCTACCGACGCCGTCCGCGCCGATCCCCTCGCCCTGCTGGCCCAGGCGGCTGGCTACAGCGACTTCGAGCGCTGGTGGGACGCCCTGGTCGAGTCGCGCGGCGAGGGCGAGGCCGTCTTCGTGGCGATTGCCGACGTTATGGCGGCGGTGCGCGAGGCGGAGGACGCTCACAACTCGGAGCGCGACCTCATGCGCGAGGCGCAGATGCGCCAGACCATCCGCGCGGCCCTGGGGCGCGGCAGCGTCGCGGTGGTATGCGGCGCCTGGCATGCCCCGGCGCTCACGCCCGAGGTGCTGGCCGGTGAGGCGAAGGCCGACCCGGCGCGCCTCCGGGGGCTGCCCAAAGTGAAAGTCGCCCTCACCCTCACCCCCTGGACGCACGGGCGGCTGACGCAGGCGAGCGGCTACGGGGCGGGCGTCGCGTCGCCGGGCTGGTACGCGCACCTCTACCGCACGCCCACCCAGGTGAGCGAGCGCTGGCTGACCCGCACGGCGCGGCTGCTGCGCGGGCACGGGCTGGACGCCTCGAGCGCCCAGGTCATCGACGCGGTGCGGCTCGCGGACGCCCTGGCGGCCCTGCGCGGGCGGCACCTGGCGGGCCTGGACGAGCTGACCGACGCCACGCGGGCCGTCTTCGCCTGGGATTCCGACGTGCCGCTGCGCCTGCTCTCCGGGGAGCTCTTTGTGGGGGAGGCGCTGGGCACCGTGCCCTCCGGCGTGCCCGCCGTGCCGCTGGAGCAGGACCTCGCCGCGACGCTGGCTCGGCTGCGCCTGAAGCGCGAGGCCCAGGCCCGCGAGCTCACCCTCGACCTGCGCGAGGACGCGGGCCTGGGCCGCTCGCAGCTCTTCCATCGCCTGAACCTGCTGGGCGTGCCGTGGGCGAGGGAAGCGGTCAGCCGGGGCGCGGGCACCTTCAAGGAGGCGTGGAGCCTGCGCTGGGAGCCGGAGTTCAGCGTGCGCCTCGTCGAGGCGAGCCGCCACGGCAACACGCTGGTGCGCGCAGCGAACGCGGCCGCCCTTTCGCGGGCGCGGCAGGCCCCGGACCTGGGCGCCCTCTCGGCGCTGCTGGAGGTGACGCGGCTGTGCGAGCTGCCCGGAGCGGCCGACTTCACGCTCGCCCGCCTGGACGCCCGCGCGGCCGACGCCGACACCGCCGCGCTGCTGCTGGCCCTGCCGCCCCTGGCGCGGCTGGCCCGCTACGGCGACGTGAGGGCGCGCGAGGGCGACGACCTGCGCCCCGTGTTCCGCACCCTGGTGGCGCGCGCCGCCGCTGGCCTGCCCAACGCGGCGCACGGGCTGGGCGGGGAGGCCGCCGGGGCGCTCCACGCTCAGGTCGCGCAGGCCGACGCGGCGGTGCGCCTCCTCGACGACCTGGAGGCGAGCGCCGGGTGGGTGGCGGCCCTGCACGCCCTGGACGCGGAGGGCACCGCGCCCCTCCTGCGCGGCGACGCCGTGAACCGCCTGCGCGACCGGGGCCTCTTGGACGACGGGCAGGTGCAAGCAAGGCTCGCGGCGGCCCTCGCGCCGGGGGCGCCGCCGCTGGACGTGGCGGCGTGGCTGGGCGGCTTCATCGGCGAGGACGGGGGGACGCTGCGGCACGACCCCGCGGCGCTGGCCTTGCTCGACGCCTGGGTGGTGGCCCTCGAACCGGACGCCTTTGGCGAGGTGCTGCCCCCCCTGCGCCGCGCCCTCTCACGCCTGGAACCGCATGCCCGCAGACGCCTGGGGGAGGACCTGCGCGGCCTGGAACGCCCCGAGCACGCGGCGTCGGGGAATGACGACCTGGGAGAACTGGTGGTGCCCGTCGTGCTGCGGCTGCTGGGCGTGCCCCTGCCTATTGGAGAGGCCCATGACTGA
- a CDS encoding VWA domain-containing protein codes for MTEPTPQDLTPELERLRRWRLLLGGETARGESADGIGCELGEHDRRLDAALASLYDGAPFTVQTEKPGKGRKSHLNVGFGKSAPAVAAWLGEVRELFPRSAVQVMQGDAVERLNLKTLLLEPELLEHLQPDVHLAATLISLGDAMPDQARALARQVVARVVDDLQARLAEPLRSAVTGSLNRSQRQRRPRQNEVDWGRTLLKNLRTYDPERHRVIPERLVGYGRARRQLKTVTLCVDQSGSMASSVVYAGIFGAVLASLPALKTNVVVYDTAVVDLTDHLADPVDVLFGVQLGGGNDTPLALRYCRGLLTNPEEHTFVLISDLYEGAGSAEMIRRLNEFREMGARVIVLLALDDDGTPSYDHENAARLATLGIPVFACTPDFFPELMATALQGADIGVWAASRGIVTARAGAAADSLAGP; via the coding sequence ATGACTGAACCCACCCCACAGGACCTGACCCCGGAGCTGGAGCGTCTGCGCCGCTGGCGGCTGCTGCTCGGCGGCGAGACCGCGCGGGGCGAGAGCGCTGACGGCATCGGCTGCGAGCTGGGCGAGCACGACCGCCGACTCGACGCGGCCCTGGCCTCGCTCTACGACGGCGCGCCCTTCACCGTGCAGACCGAGAAGCCCGGGAAGGGTCGCAAGTCGCACCTCAACGTGGGGTTCGGCAAGAGCGCCCCGGCCGTGGCGGCGTGGCTGGGCGAGGTCCGCGAGCTCTTTCCGCGGTCGGCGGTGCAGGTCATGCAGGGGGACGCGGTCGAGCGCCTCAACCTGAAGACGCTGCTGCTCGAACCTGAGCTCCTGGAGCACCTGCAGCCCGACGTGCACCTGGCCGCCACCCTGATCAGCCTGGGGGACGCCATGCCCGACCAGGCCAGGGCGCTGGCGCGGCAGGTGGTGGCGCGGGTGGTGGACGACCTGCAGGCCCGCCTCGCCGAGCCGCTGCGCAGCGCGGTGACAGGCAGCCTCAACCGCTCGCAGCGCCAGCGGCGCCCACGCCAGAACGAGGTCGACTGGGGCCGCACCCTGCTGAAGAACCTGCGGACCTACGACCCTGAACGCCACCGCGTGATTCCCGAGCGGTTGGTGGGCTACGGGCGCGCCCGGCGGCAACTCAAGACAGTCACGCTGTGCGTGGACCAGTCGGGCAGCATGGCGTCGAGCGTGGTGTACGCGGGCATCTTCGGCGCGGTGCTGGCGAGCCTCCCGGCGCTGAAGACGAATGTGGTCGTGTACGACACGGCGGTCGTGGACCTCACCGACCACCTCGCTGACCCGGTGGACGTGCTGTTCGGGGTGCAGCTCGGCGGCGGCAACGACACCCCGCTTGCCCTGCGCTACTGCCGGGGGCTGCTGACAAACCCCGAGGAGCACACCTTCGTCCTGATCTCCGACCTGTACGAGGGGGCGGGCAGCGCCGAGATGATCCGCCGCCTGAACGAATTCCGCGAGATGGGCGCCCGCGTGATCGTGCTGCTGGCCCTCGACGATGACGGCACGCCGAGCTACGACCACGAGAACGCCGCCCGCCTCGCCACCCTGGGCATCCCGGTCTTCGCCTGCACGCCGGACTTCTTTCCCGAGCTGATGGCGACCGCCCTGCAGGGGGCCGACATCGGGGTCTGGGCAGCCTCGCGTGGCATCGTGACCGCCCGCGCGGGGGCCGCGGCTGATTCGCTGGCCGGACCCTGA
- a CDS encoding tyrosine-type recombinase/integrase — translation MKFSMPAHNPRLAHLTHALAAAHRATNTTARRRAFALASRRILKLSSVALDCLRERRRQQAEDRAALGGAWQNTGFVFTQIKGTRMNPDNLRREMHRLCEKAGVRPVTIHTLRDTYATLLRREGVELEVISKYLGHEDPMLTARRYRQVQPDELEACTIDLLGESRARRGQPNPGQEDDLDEGEQTAAQ, via the coding sequence ATGAAGTTCTCCATGCCCGCCCACAACCCCCGCCTCGCGCACCTGACGCACGCCCTGGCCGCCGCGCACCGGGCGACCAACACCACCGCTCGGCGCCGGGCCTTCGCACTGGCCAGCCGCAGAATTCTGAAGCTGTCCTCGGTGGCCCTCGACTGCCTGCGTGAGCGGCGGCGGCAGCAGGCCGAGGACCGCGCGGCGCTCGGGGGAGCCTGGCAGAACACCGGCTTCGTCTTCACGCAGATCAAGGGGACGCGCATGAACCCTGACAACCTCAGGCGTGAGATGCACCGGCTGTGCGAGAAAGCTGGCGTGCGGCCGGTGACGATTCACACGCTGCGCGACACCTACGCCACGCTGCTGCGGCGTGAGGGCGTGGAGCTTGAGGTCATCAGCAAGTACCTCGGCCACGAGGACCCCATGTTGACTGCCCGCCGCTACCGCCAGGTGCAGCCGGACGAACTCGAAGCGTGCACGATCGACCTGCTGGGGGAAAGCCGCGCGCGCCGGGGCCAGCCGAACCCTGGGCAGGAAGACGACCTGGATGAAGGCGAGCAGA